The following proteins are co-located in the Pseudomonas synxantha genome:
- a CDS encoding aspartate/glutamate racemase family protein, which translates to MRILVVNVNTTESITETIAQQARAVASPGTEIVGLTPYFGAESVEGNFESYLAAIAVMDRVMAYDQPFDAVIQAGYGEHGREGLQELLNVPVVDITEAAASTAMFLGHAYSVVTTLDRTVPLIEDRLKLAGLYQRCASVRASGMAVLELEEDPLAAMEAIVHQAELAIRDDKAEVICLGCGGMAGLDEQIRQRTGVPVVDGVTAAVMVAESLVRLGLSTSKVRTYAAPRPKKVVGWPSKFGH; encoded by the coding sequence ATGCGTATCCTCGTGGTCAACGTCAACACCACCGAATCCATCACCGAGACCATTGCCCAGCAAGCACGGGCCGTAGCGTCACCGGGCACCGAGATTGTCGGACTCACCCCCTACTTCGGCGCCGAATCGGTGGAGGGCAATTTTGAAAGCTACCTGGCGGCCATCGCCGTGATGGACCGGGTGATGGCCTACGATCAGCCGTTCGATGCGGTGATCCAGGCCGGCTATGGCGAACATGGTCGGGAAGGTTTGCAGGAATTGTTGAATGTGCCGGTGGTGGATATTACCGAAGCGGCCGCCAGCACCGCGATGTTTCTGGGGCATGCCTACTCGGTGGTGACCACCCTGGACCGTACCGTGCCACTGATTGAAGACCGGCTGAAACTCGCCGGCCTATACCAGCGTTGTGCGTCAGTGCGCGCCAGCGGCATGGCGGTGCTGGAGCTGGAAGAAGACCCGCTGGCTGCCATGGAGGCAATCGTGCACCAGGCGGAACTGGCGATTCGCGACGATAAGGCTGAGGTGATCTGCCTGGGATGTGGGGGCATGGCCGGATTGGATGAACAGATTCGCCAGCGCACCGGGGTGCCGGTGGTGGATGGGGTGACGGCGGCGGTGATGGTTGCCGAGTCGTTGGTGAGGTTGGGGTTGTCGACATCCAAAGTCAGGACCTATGCGGCGCCAAGACCCAAGAAAGTCGTGGGTTGGCCGAGCAAGTTCGGCCACTGA
- a CDS encoding NCS1 family nucleobase:cation symporter-1: MRTSLSSNIALDLPSSNLNPAAASPGPLVLSPRLHNRDLAPTKVEGRRWGRYSIFALWTNDVHNIANYSFAIGLYALGLGGWQILLSLGIGAALVYFFMNLSGYMGQKTGVPFPVISRISFGIHGAQIPALIRAVIAIAWFGIQTYLASVVFRVLLTAIHPGFADYDHNSILGLSTLGWACFVAIWLVQLVILAYGMEMVRRYEGFAGPVILLTVAALAGWMYFQAGGVIAWSIREPLSGGEMWRNIFAGGALWLAIYGTLILNFCDFARSSPCRKTIKVGNFWGLPVNILVFAAITVLLCGGQFQLNGRVIESPTEIIAAIPNTFFLVLGCLAFLIVTVAVNIMANFVAPAFVLSNLAPKYLNFRRAGLISAFVAVLILPWNLYNSPLVIVYFLSGLGALLGPLYGVIMVDYWLIRKSQVDVPQLYSEDPQGIYYYSHGVNMRAVAAFIPAAVIAILLALLPGFASVSPFSWLFGAGIAGLLYLLIAKRQPFYADVSGESIAVDNVSH; encoded by the coding sequence ATGCGTACAAGTCTCTCGAGCAACATCGCACTGGATCTGCCCTCCTCCAACTTGAATCCCGCAGCTGCAAGCCCCGGCCCGCTGGTACTCAGCCCACGCCTGCACAACAGGGACCTGGCCCCCACCAAGGTTGAAGGCCGCCGCTGGGGGCGCTACAGCATCTTTGCGTTGTGGACCAATGACGTGCACAACATCGCCAACTATTCATTTGCCATCGGCTTATATGCGTTGGGCTTGGGCGGCTGGCAGATATTGCTGTCCCTGGGGATCGGCGCGGCACTGGTTTACTTTTTCATGAACTTGTCTGGGTACATGGGGCAGAAAACCGGCGTGCCGTTTCCGGTGATCAGCCGCATCAGTTTCGGTATCCACGGCGCGCAGATTCCGGCCTTGATCCGCGCAGTCATTGCGATCGCCTGGTTCGGCATCCAGACCTACCTGGCATCGGTGGTTTTCCGCGTGTTACTGACGGCGATTCATCCGGGCTTTGCCGATTATGACCACAACTCGATCCTCGGCTTGTCGACCCTGGGCTGGGCGTGCTTTGTGGCGATATGGCTGGTGCAGTTGGTGATCCTCGCCTATGGCATGGAGATGGTGCGCCGTTATGAAGGGTTTGCCGGACCGGTAATTCTGCTGACCGTGGCTGCGTTGGCCGGTTGGATGTACTTCCAGGCGGGCGGCGTGATTGCCTGGTCGATCCGCGAACCACTGAGCGGCGGCGAGATGTGGCGCAATATCTTTGCTGGCGGCGCCTTGTGGCTGGCGATCTATGGCACCTTGATCCTCAACTTCTGCGATTTCGCCCGCTCTTCTCCGTGCCGAAAGACCATCAAGGTCGGCAACTTCTGGGGGCTGCCGGTAAATATCCTGGTGTTTGCCGCCATTACCGTGCTGCTGTGCGGCGGGCAGTTTCAACTCAATGGCCGGGTGATCGAAAGCCCCACCGAGATCATCGCGGCGATCCCCAACACCTTCTTCCTGGTACTCGGTTGCCTGGCCTTCCTGATCGTCACCGTGGCGGTGAACATCATGGCCAACTTCGTCGCCCCGGCCTTTGTGCTGAGCAACCTGGCGCCCAAGTACCTGAATTTCCGTCGCGCCGGGTTGATCAGTGCCTTCGTTGCCGTGCTGATCCTGCCCTGGAACCTCTACAACAGCCCGTTGGTGATTGTGTACTTCCTCTCTGGCCTGGGCGCACTGCTGGGGCCGTTGTACGGGGTGATCATGGTTGATTACTGGCTGATCCGTAAAAGCCAGGTGGATGTGCCGCAGCTGTACAGCGAAGACCCCCAAGGCATTTATTACTACAGCCATGGGGTAAATATGCGTGCGGTGGCGGCGTTCATTCCTGCAGCGGTGATCGCCATCCTGCTGGCGCTATTGCCGGGGTTTGCCAGTGTCTCGCCATTTTCCTGGTTGTTTGGCGCCGGTATCGCCGGGTTGCTGTACCTGCTGATCGCCAAGCGTCAGCCGTTCTACGCCGATGTCAGCGGCGAAAGCATTGCCGTCGATAACGTCAGTCATTAA
- a CDS encoding phosphoadenylyl-sulfate reductase — protein MNQAFDVVELATTYANKSAQDILKLAFSQFGDDLWISFSGAEDVVLVDMAWKLNKNVKVFSLDTGRLHPETYRFIEQVREFYKIDIELISPDQSKLEPFVKEKGLFSFYKDGHGECCGIRKIEPLRRKLAGVSAWATGQRRDQSPGTRSQVAALEIDTAFSTPERTLYKFNPLAQMTSEEVWGYIRMLELPYNSLHERGFISIGCEPCTRPVLPNQHEREGRWWWEEATQKECGLHAGNIITKA, from the coding sequence ATGAACCAAGCCTTCGACGTCGTTGAACTCGCCACGACTTATGCCAACAAGTCTGCCCAGGATATTCTCAAGCTGGCGTTCAGCCAGTTCGGCGATGACCTGTGGATTTCCTTCAGCGGTGCCGAGGATGTGGTGCTGGTGGACATGGCCTGGAAGCTGAACAAGAACGTCAAGGTGTTCAGCCTCGACACCGGCCGCCTGCACCCGGAGACCTACCGGTTTATCGAACAGGTGCGTGAGTTCTACAAGATCGACATCGAACTGATCTCGCCGGACCAGAGCAAACTGGAGCCCTTCGTCAAGGAAAAGGGCTTGTTCAGTTTCTATAAGGACGGCCATGGTGAATGCTGTGGCATCCGCAAGATCGAACCGCTGCGCCGCAAGCTTGCGGGTGTAAGTGCCTGGGCCACCGGCCAGCGCCGCGATCAGAGCCCCGGCACTCGCAGCCAGGTGGCGGCGCTGGAAATCGACACGGCCTTCTCTACCCCGGAACGCACCCTGTACAAGTTCAACCCGCTGGCGCAGATGACCAGTGAAGAGGTCTGGGGTTATATCCGCATGCTGGAACTGCCTTACAACAGCCTGCATGAGCGCGGGTTTATCAGCATCGGCTGCGAGCCCTGCACCCGGCCGGTATTGCCCAACCAGCATGAACGGGAAGGCCGCTGGTGGTGGGAAGAAGCCACACAGAAAGAATGCGGGCTGCATGCGGGGAATATCATCACCAAGGCATGA
- the thrH gene encoding bifunctional phosphoserine phosphatase/homoserine phosphotransferase ThrH: MEIACLDLEGVLVPEIWIAFAEKTGIESLRATTRDIPDYDVLMQQRLRILDEHGLKLADIQEVIATLKPLDGAVEFVNWLRERFQVVILSDTFYEFSQPLMRQLGFPTLLCHRLITDEHDRVVSYQLRQKDPKRQSVLAFKSLYYRVIAAGDSYNDTTMLGEADRGILFHAPQNVMDEFPHFPAVHTFEDLKREFIKASNRQLSL; the protein is encoded by the coding sequence GTGGAAATTGCCTGTCTTGACCTGGAAGGGGTGCTGGTTCCGGAAATCTGGATTGCCTTTGCCGAAAAAACCGGTATTGAATCCCTGCGTGCAACCACCCGCGACATTCCCGACTACGACGTGCTGATGCAGCAGCGCCTGCGTATCCTCGACGAGCACGGGCTCAAGCTGGCCGATATCCAGGAAGTGATCGCCACTCTCAAGCCTTTGGACGGTGCCGTCGAATTCGTCAACTGGCTGCGCGAGCGTTTCCAGGTGGTGATCCTGTCCGATACCTTCTACGAATTTTCCCAGCCACTGATGCGCCAGCTGGGCTTCCCGACCTTGCTCTGCCACCGCCTGATCACCGATGAACACGACCGGGTGGTGAGCTATCAACTGCGTCAGAAAGACCCCAAGCGCCAATCGGTATTGGCGTTCAAGTCGCTTTACTACCGCGTGATCGCGGCCGGTGATTCCTACAACGACACCACCATGCTGGGCGAAGCTGATCGTGGGATCCTGTTCCATGCGCCGCAGAATGTGATGGATGAGTTTCCCCATTTCCCGGCGGTGCACACGTTTGAGGATTTGAAGCGGGAGTTCATCAAGGCGTCGAATCGGCAGTTGAGCCTGTAA
- a CDS encoding helix-turn-helix domain-containing protein — protein sequence MNIKPIHSQDDLTAALARVEQIWGAPPGSPEGDELEILAILIEKYEAEHYPMPPSDPVEAIKFRMEQLGMTARDLEPFIGTSGRVSEVLNHKRKLSLSMIKRLHEGLSIPYERLLAGL from the coding sequence ATGAACATCAAACCTATTCACTCCCAGGACGATCTGACAGCTGCACTCGCACGGGTCGAGCAGATATGGGGAGCACCACCCGGCTCGCCTGAAGGTGACGAGCTGGAAATCCTGGCAATTCTTATCGAGAAGTACGAAGCCGAGCATTATCCAATGCCCCCTTCGGATCCGGTGGAAGCTATCAAGTTTCGCATGGAGCAGTTGGGCATGACCGCCCGCGACCTGGAGCCGTTTATCGGCACCAGCGGACGGGTATCCGAGGTGTTGAACCACAAGCGCAAGCTGAGCCTGTCGATGATCAAGCGCCTGCATGAAGGCTTGAGTATTCCTTATGAGCGGTTGCTGGCAGGGCTGTAG
- a CDS encoding type II toxin-antitoxin system HigB family toxin produces the protein MRIIALSTLRIFWGSHSAYSDAKIPLVELYRHMEKATYPTPQALKAELRTASILKGGRVVFNVGGNEYRVIMAIDYQRQLGFIRFVGTHAQYDQINAEIA, from the coding sequence ATGCGGATAATCGCTCTCTCTACCCTACGAATATTCTGGGGAAGCCATTCAGCTTATAGCGACGCCAAAATACCGCTGGTCGAGTTGTATCGTCACATGGAGAAAGCCACCTATCCAACGCCGCAAGCACTCAAGGCAGAGCTTAGAACAGCGAGCATTCTCAAAGGCGGCAGGGTCGTGTTCAACGTCGGTGGCAACGAATACCGAGTGATCATGGCGATCGACTATCAGCGACAGCTAGGGTTCATACGTTTTGTGGGAACCCACGCTCAGTACGACCAGATCAACGCGGAGATTGCGTGA
- the pabB gene encoding aminodeoxychorismate synthase component I: MSTCSVYPLPYRANPAEYFAAIRHAPGAVLLDSGRPTADRGRYDLLSAWPEATLTVGPDESGNDFLQRLRENLTQLGEAALPAGLQLPFAGGLIGYLSYDFGRHLEQMPHLAVDDLHLPDARFGLYAWALISDHHAHTSQLVFHPALVDGERQRLIDLFSQTAVESPAAFKLHGPMASDLTAEAYRQAIVRIQDYIQAGDCYQVNFAQRFRAPCSGDPWVAYCALREACPTPFSGFQSLPDDGAVLSLSPERFVRISERQVETRPIKGTRPRGVTLVEDADHAAELLASPKDRAENLMIVDLLRNDLGRSCRIGSVKVPELFSLESYPNVHHLVSSVTGVLADDKDALDLIAGSFPGGSITGAPKIRAMQIIDELEPTRRGLYCGSLVYLDVRGEMDSSIAIRSLLVKDGQVCCWGGGGIVADSEWQAEYQESLTKVRVLLQTLESL, from the coding sequence ATGTCGACCTGTTCCGTATACCCGTTGCCCTACCGGGCCAACCCCGCCGAGTATTTTGCGGCGATTCGCCATGCCCCTGGCGCGGTGCTGCTCGACAGCGGCCGCCCCACGGCGGACCGCGGGCGTTATGACCTGCTCAGCGCCTGGCCCGAAGCGACCTTGACGGTAGGGCCGGACGAAAGTGGCAACGATTTCCTGCAACGCTTGCGCGAGAACCTGACGCAGTTGGGCGAAGCGGCCTTGCCCGCGGGTTTGCAGTTGCCGTTTGCCGGTGGCTTGATTGGCTATCTGAGTTATGACTTCGGCCGGCACCTGGAACAGATGCCGCACCTGGCCGTCGATGATTTGCACCTGCCAGACGCGCGTTTCGGCTTATATGCCTGGGCGCTGATCAGCGACCACCACGCCCACACCAGCCAGTTGGTGTTTCACCCGGCGCTGGTCGATGGCGAGCGACAACGCCTGATCGACCTGTTCAGCCAGACTGCCGTCGAGTCGCCGGCCGCCTTCAAGCTGCATGGCCCCATGGCTTCCGACCTCACAGCCGAGGCTTACCGGCAGGCGATTGTGCGCATCCAGGATTACATCCAGGCCGGCGACTGCTACCAGGTCAACTTCGCCCAACGCTTTCGCGCACCGTGCAGCGGCGATCCGTGGGTGGCCTACTGCGCGTTGCGCGAAGCCTGCCCTACCCCGTTTTCCGGGTTCCAGAGCCTGCCCGATGACGGTGCGGTGCTGAGCCTGTCGCCGGAGCGCTTTGTGCGCATCAGCGAACGCCAGGTCGAGACCCGTCCGATCAAGGGCACCCGCCCTCGCGGCGTAACGCTTGTAGAGGATGCCGACCACGCCGCCGAACTGCTGGCCAGCCCCAAGGACCGCGCAGAAAACCTGATGATCGTCGACCTGCTGCGCAATGATCTCGGCCGCAGTTGCCGCATCGGTTCGGTGAAAGTGCCGGAGTTGTTCAGCCTGGAAAGCTACCCCAACGTGCACCACCTGGTGAGCAGCGTCACCGGCGTATTGGCCGACGACAAAGACGCCCTGGACCTCATCGCCGGCAGCTTCCCCGGCGGCTCCATCACCGGCGCGCCGAAGATTCGCGCGATGCAGATCATCGACGAGCTAGAGCCAACCCGCCGCGGGCTGTACTGCGGCTCGCTGGTCTACCTGGACGTGCGCGGCGAGATGGACAGCTCCATCGCCATCCGCAGCTTGCTGGTCAAGGATGGGCAAGTGTGCTGCTGGGGCGGCGGCGGGATTGTGGCTGATTCAGAGTGGCAGGCGGAGTATCAGGAGTCGTTGACCAAGGTGCGGGTGTTGTTACAAACGTTGGAAAGTTTGTAG
- a CDS encoding alpha-L-glutamate ligase-like protein — protein MFGFWKTWKALEARGIMGINRRNADYVLKYNKRSLYPIVDDKIITKERALAAGIHVPEMYGVISTEKEIDKLDEIIGGRSDFVIKPAQGAGGDGILVVADRFEGRYRTVSGKIISHEEIEHQISSILTGLYSLGGHRDRALIEYRVVPDQIFKSISYEGVPDIRIIVLMGYPVMAMLRLPTRQSGGKANLHQGAIGVGVDLATGLTLRGTWLNNIITKHPDTTNAVDGVQLPNWDGFMQLAAGCYELCGLGYIGVDMVLDQEKGPLILELNARPGLNIQIANDCGLTLRTHAVEARLEELKAAGVTETPQERVKFVQEMFGHIPPVEG, from the coding sequence ATGTTCGGCTTCTGGAAGACCTGGAAGGCCCTCGAAGCGCGGGGGATCATGGGCATCAACCGGCGTAACGCCGACTACGTGCTCAAGTACAACAAGCGCAGCCTGTACCCGATTGTGGATGACAAGATCATCACCAAGGAGCGCGCGCTGGCGGCCGGTATCCATGTGCCGGAAATGTATGGGGTGATCTCCACCGAGAAGGAAATCGACAAGCTCGACGAGATCATCGGCGGGCGCAGCGACTTCGTGATCAAGCCGGCCCAGGGTGCGGGCGGTGATGGCATCCTGGTAGTGGCCGACCGGTTTGAAGGACGCTATCGCACGGTGTCCGGCAAGATCATCAGCCATGAAGAGATCGAGCACCAGATTTCCAGCATCCTCACTGGCCTGTATTCACTGGGCGGCCACCGCGACCGGGCGCTGATCGAGTACCGCGTGGTACCCGACCAGATCTTCAAGAGCATCAGCTACGAAGGCGTGCCGGATATCCGCATCATCGTGCTGATGGGCTACCCGGTGATGGCCATGCTGCGCTTGCCGACCCGCCAGTCCGGGGGCAAGGCCAACCTGCACCAGGGCGCGATTGGCGTGGGCGTCGACCTGGCTACCGGCCTGACTTTGCGCGGCACCTGGCTGAACAACATCATTACCAAGCACCCTGACACCACCAATGCCGTGGATGGCGTGCAACTGCCCAACTGGGACGGTTTCATGCAGCTTGCGGCTGGCTGCTACGAGCTGTGCGGGCTGGGCTATATCGGCGTGGACATGGTGCTGGACCAGGAAAAAGGCCCGCTGATCCTTGAATTGAATGCACGGCCGGGGCTGAATATCCAGATCGCCAATGACTGCGGGCTGACCTTGCGCACCCATGCGGTGGAGGCGCGACTGGAGGAACTCAAAGCTGCCGGCGTGACGGAAACCCCGCAAGAGCGGGTGAAGTTCGTGCAGGAGATGTTTGGGCATATACCGCCCGTTGAGGGCTGA
- a CDS encoding inactive transglutaminase family protein, whose protein sequence is MRSLTLHLKILITLLVVLGISVTAYQIFVLGIPVTEDATDDLWNIDAKVEFVANPKDPVKIQMFVPPLSRDFVSLNESFISNNYGVSVNRIDGNRKVTWSARRAKGNQTLYYRLVLTKRYSGEKVKIKGPTFRDSIAVEGPEKIAAEALLAPIRQHSADVETFISEAIKRTNNLNDDNVKLLLAGDPSTPHKAKIVELLLSIAHVPVEKVHTIRLVADQPQTPELWLRSFNGSDWLYFNPETGEQGLPADRLLWWTGDENLITVDGGKKAMVTFSLNNSEMNAIRLAKLTDENTDANFLEYSLYGLPLQTQQTFMIMVMIPIGVLVILILRNLIGLQTLGTFTPVLIALAFRETQLGFGIVLFTIITALGLSLRSYLEHLKLQMLPRLSVVLTFVVVLIAAISLFSHKLGLERGLSVALFPMVILTMTIERLSITWEERGANHALKVAIGTLFAASLAHIIMSVPELIYFVFTFPAILLILVGFMLAMGRYRGYRLTELVRFKAFLKADS, encoded by the coding sequence ATGCGCTCTTTGACCCTGCACCTGAAAATCCTGATCACCTTGCTGGTGGTGCTGGGCATTTCGGTCACCGCCTATCAGATTTTCGTGCTGGGCATCCCCGTTACCGAGGATGCCACCGACGACTTGTGGAACATCGACGCCAAGGTCGAGTTCGTCGCCAACCCGAAAGACCCCGTCAAGATCCAGATGTTCGTGCCGCCCCTGAGCCGCGACTTCGTCAGCCTCAACGAAAGCTTTATCTCGAACAACTACGGGGTGAGCGTCAATCGCATCGACGGCAACCGCAAGGTCACCTGGTCGGCGCGCCGGGCCAAGGGCAACCAGACCCTGTATTACCGCCTGGTGCTGACCAAGCGCTACAGTGGCGAGAAGGTCAAGATCAAGGGCCCGACCTTTCGCGACAGCATCGCTGTGGAAGGCCCGGAAAAAATCGCTGCCGAAGCCTTGCTGGCGCCGATCCGCCAGCACTCGGCCGACGTCGAGACCTTTATCAGCGAAGCGATCAAGCGCACCAACAACCTCAACGACGACAATGTGAAATTGTTGCTGGCCGGCGACCCGTCGACGCCACACAAGGCCAAGATCGTCGAGCTGCTGCTGTCCATCGCCCATGTGCCAGTAGAGAAAGTCCACACCATCCGCCTGGTGGCCGACCAGCCGCAAACCCCGGAACTGTGGCTGCGCAGCTTCAATGGCAGTGACTGGTTGTACTTCAACCCGGAAACCGGCGAACAGGGCCTGCCGGCCGACCGCCTGCTGTGGTGGACTGGTGATGAAAACCTGATCACGGTCGACGGCGGCAAGAAAGCCATGGTGACCTTCAGCCTGAACAACAGCGAGATGAACGCCATCCGCCTGGCCAAGCTGACCGACGAAAACACCGACGCCAATTTCCTCGAATACTCGCTGTATGGCCTGCCGCTGCAAACCCAGCAGACCTTCATGATCATGGTGATGATCCCGATTGGCGTGCTGGTGATCCTGATCCTGCGCAACCTGATCGGCCTGCAGACCCTGGGCACCTTCACCCCGGTGCTGATCGCCCTGGCATTCCGCGAGACGCAGCTGGGCTTCGGGATTGTGCTGTTCACGATCATCACGGCGCTGGGGCTGTCCCTCAGGTCGTACCTGGAGCATTTGAAACTGCAGATGCTGCCGAGGCTGTCGGTAGTGCTGACCTTCGTGGTGGTACTGATTGCCGCCATCAGCCTGTTCAGCCATAAACTTGGGCTGGAACGCGGCCTGTCGGTCGCGCTGTTCCCGATGGTGATCCTGACCATGACCATCGAACGCCTGTCGATCACCTGGGAGGAGCGTGGCGCCAACCATGCGCTGAAGGTGGCGATTGGCACACTGTTCGCAGCGTCCCTGGCGCACATCATCATGAGCGTGCCGGAGCTGATCTACTTCGTGTTCACCTTCCCGGCGATCCTGCTGATCCTGGTGGGCTTCATGCTGGCCATGGGGCGTTATCGCGGCTACCGCCTCACCGAGCTGGTGCGTTTCAAGGCGTTCTTGAAGGCTGACTCCTGA
- a CDS encoding ATP-dependent zinc protease, whose product MRLKPFPLFFCLLFIPSLGIAAEKTVYGLNEYAKLDGIDLEVAAKLDTGAKTASLSARDIKRFKRNGESWVRFYLAIDTAHSHPIERPLARVSKIKRRAGDYDPDEDKNYTARPVIALDICMGTALRSIEVNLTDRSAFQYPLLIGSEALKRFDALVDPSLKYAAGKPACAADAHTAE is encoded by the coding sequence ATGAGACTCAAGCCCTTCCCCCTGTTTTTCTGCCTTCTGTTTATACCCAGCCTCGGTATCGCCGCCGAGAAGACGGTGTATGGCCTCAATGAATACGCCAAGCTGGACGGCATCGACCTGGAAGTCGCGGCCAAGCTCGACACCGGTGCCAAGACCGCCTCGCTGAGTGCCCGTGATATCAAGCGATTCAAGCGCAACGGCGAATCCTGGGTACGCTTCTACCTGGCCATCGACACCGCCCACTCCCACCCCATCGAACGCCCCCTGGCCCGCGTCAGCAAGATCAAGCGCCGCGCCGGTGACTACGACCCCGATGAAGACAAGAACTACACCGCCCGTCCGGTGATTGCCCTGGATATCTGCATGGGCACTGCTTTACGCAGCATAGAAGTGAACTTGACTGACCGCAGCGCTTTCCAATACCCGCTGCTGATTGGCTCCGAAGCGCTCAAACGCTTTGATGCGCTGGTCGACCCCAGTCTTAAATACGCAGCAGGCAAACCTGCCTGCGCCGCCGACGCTCATACCGCCGAGTAA
- a CDS encoding GntR family transcriptional regulator — MLDQAEIPIATSDESQTMSENVFRRIQAAIVKGEIAPGSKISEPELARTYGISRGPLREAIHRLEGQRLLVRVPHVGARVVSLSHAELIELYEIRESLEGMACRLAAERMTDAEIEELRQVLHTHERDAAFQAGVGYYQQEGDFDFHYRIIQGAGNRTLTQMLCGELYQLVRMYRIQFSATPNRPRQAFAEHHRILDAIADRDGELAELLMRRHIGASKRNIARHFPDGAPSSRGES; from the coding sequence ATGCTCGATCAGGCAGAAATTCCGATAGCGACGTCAGACGAATCCCAAACCATGTCTGAGAACGTCTTCCGGCGTATCCAGGCGGCTATCGTCAAGGGCGAGATTGCCCCCGGCAGCAAGATCTCCGAGCCGGAGCTGGCGCGTACCTACGGTATCAGCCGCGGCCCGCTGCGTGAGGCGATCCACCGCCTGGAAGGCCAGCGCCTGCTGGTACGCGTACCCCATGTTGGCGCGCGGGTGGTGTCTTTGAGCCATGCCGAGCTGATCGAACTCTATGAAATCCGCGAGTCCCTGGAAGGCATGGCCTGCCGCCTGGCTGCCGAGCGCATGACCGACGCGGAAATCGAAGAGCTGCGCCAGGTATTGCACACCCATGAACGGGATGCGGCGTTCCAGGCCGGTGTCGGTTACTACCAGCAGGAAGGCGACTTCGACTTTCATTACCGGATCATCCAGGGCGCCGGTAACCGTACGCTGACGCAGATGCTGTGCGGCGAGTTGTATCAGTTGGTGCGCATGTACCGCATCCAGTTCTCCGCCACTCCCAATCGTCCACGCCAGGCCTTTGCCGAGCATCACCGCATTCTTGACGCGATTGCCGATCGCGATGGCGAGCTGGCCGAACTGTTGATGCGCCGGCATATCGGCGCATCCAAACGCAACATTGCCCGTCACTTCCCGGACGGCGCTCCTTCATCACGAGGTGAGTCATGA
- the prpB gene encoding methylisocitrate lyase — protein sequence MSSNNNSTPGQRFRDAVASEKPLQVVGAINANHALLAKRAGFKAIYLSGGGVAAGSLGVPDLGITGLDDVLTDVRRITDVCDLPLLVDVDTGFGSSAFNVARTVKSMIKFGAAAIHIEDQVGAKRCGHRPNKEIVSQQEMVDRIKAAVDARTDDSFVIMARTDALAVEGLESALERAAACIEAGADMVFPEAITELEMYKLFASRVKAPILANITEFGATPLYTTEQLKSADVSIVLYPLSAFRAMNKAAENVYTAIRRDGTQQNVIDTMQTRMELYDRIDYHTFEQKLDALFAAKK from the coding sequence ATGAGTTCCAACAACAACAGCACTCCCGGCCAGCGTTTCCGTGACGCAGTTGCCAGCGAAAAGCCCTTGCAAGTGGTCGGCGCCATCAACGCCAACCACGCGCTGCTGGCCAAGCGCGCCGGTTTCAAGGCGATCTACTTGTCAGGTGGCGGGGTAGCCGCCGGCTCGCTCGGCGTGCCGGACCTGGGTATTACCGGCCTGGATGACGTACTCACCGATGTGCGGCGCATCACCGACGTATGCGACCTGCCGTTGTTGGTCGACGTGGACACCGGTTTCGGCTCCTCGGCGTTCAACGTGGCGCGCACCGTCAAGTCGATGATCAAGTTCGGCGCGGCCGCCATCCATATCGAAGACCAGGTGGGTGCCAAGCGCTGCGGGCATCGCCCTAACAAAGAGATCGTGTCCCAGCAGGAAATGGTCGACCGTATCAAGGCCGCCGTGGATGCGCGCACCGATGACAGTTTCGTGATCATGGCGCGCACCGACGCCCTGGCTGTCGAAGGCCTGGAGTCCGCCCTTGAGCGTGCCGCGGCCTGTATCGAAGCCGGTGCCGACATGGTCTTCCCGGAAGCCATTACCGAACTTGAGATGTACAAGCTGTTTGCCTCCCGCGTAAAGGCCCCGATCCTGGCTAACATTACCGAGTTCGGCGCGACCCCGTTGTACACCACCGAACAGTTGAAATCTGCCGATGTTTCCATTGTGCTGTACCCGCTCTCGGCCTTCCGCGCCATGAACAAGGCCGCCGAGAACGTCTACACCGCGATCCGTCGCGATGGCACCCAACAGAACGTGATCGACACCATGCAAACGCGCATGGAGCTCTACGATCGCATCGACTACCACACCTTCGAGCAGAAGCTCGACGCGCTGTTTGCCGCGAAAAAGTAA